The proteins below are encoded in one region of Reichenbachiella sp. 5M10:
- a CDS encoding YdcF family protein: MTRGIFVLLLLLPLSSCLISQDNCKELLVEAEAQTFDVVVVPGIPYKDGSWDMLMQGRVYWSKYLYDRGIAKHIMYSGSSVYSPYYEAKIMALYAAKIGIPDSVIFTEIRAEHSTENIYYSYKKAKNLGFESVALATDPFQAKMLRRFINKKVDTSIALIPFVYDTLSQVHQDSVILINDSSAYNPTYVSLVKRESQWKRMMGTRGKNINESYYENGALEEE, translated from the coding sequence ATGACAAGAGGGATATTTGTTTTGTTGCTGCTTCTTCCGTTGAGTAGCTGTTTGATTTCACAGGACAATTGCAAAGAATTGCTGGTAGAGGCGGAGGCTCAAACTTTTGATGTGGTGGTGGTCCCAGGTATTCCCTACAAGGACGGCAGTTGGGATATGCTCATGCAGGGTAGGGTATACTGGAGTAAGTATCTCTATGATCGAGGCATTGCCAAACACATCATGTACTCAGGAAGTTCGGTGTATTCGCCTTATTACGAGGCAAAAATCATGGCTCTCTATGCGGCCAAGATTGGTATACCGGATAGTGTGATCTTCACGGAGATACGTGCCGAGCACAGCACAGAGAATATCTATTACTCCTACAAAAAGGCCAAGAATTTGGGGTTTGAGTCGGTAGCACTCGCGACAGATCCTTTTCAAGCCAAAATGCTGAGGCGCTTCATCAACAAGAAGGTCGATACCTCGATTGCCTTGATCCCTTTCGTGTACGATACATTGAGCCAAGTACATCAAGACTCCGTGATTCTAATCAATGACTCGTCGGCTTACAATCCTACCTATGTGTCACTTGTCAAGCGCGAATCACAATGGAAGCGTATGATGGGGACGAGGGGCAAAAATATCAACGAGTCCTACTACGAAAACGGTGCCTTGGAGGAAGAGTGA
- a CDS encoding DnaJ domain-containing protein yields the protein MSNKYLDILELQPGATTQEVKSAYRRLSKRYHPDISKDPNAKEKFIEITEAYQFLTQVGPTPHHEPITYNYNPEADEYEARRRQARARAKQKAREAERLQQELMQQILAVFDYIALGILAFNILLSLDYSLPRNTEEQQIRSITKVYERNRGNARYRYDEIAFDKYTMRFDKGEVIRLDHYDRAEVESTSLLGKPMRAVLTIDGRLESHEQIYNIYKVFGIIIPVMFLVVCLYRFVMKTLDAKLSLAILMVMLLLFQLYMFLKI from the coding sequence ATGAGTAACAAGTATCTGGACATTCTCGAGCTGCAGCCTGGTGCCACTACGCAAGAGGTCAAAAGTGCCTACCGTAGGCTATCCAAAAGATACCACCCTGACATCAGCAAAGACCCAAACGCCAAAGAGAAGTTCATCGAGATCACAGAGGCCTACCAATTTTTGACGCAAGTCGGCCCTACGCCTCATCACGAACCCATCACCTACAACTACAACCCCGAAGCAGACGAATACGAAGCGCGAAGAAGACAAGCCCGTGCACGTGCCAAACAAAAAGCACGTGAAGCAGAGCGTCTCCAACAAGAGCTCATGCAGCAAATCTTAGCCGTATTTGACTACATCGCCCTCGGGATCTTGGCTTTCAACATCCTCCTATCCCTCGACTATAGTCTGCCTCGAAACACCGAAGAACAACAGATCCGAAGCATCACCAAAGTCTACGAACGTAACCGGGGCAATGCCAGATACCGCTACGACGAGATTGCGTTTGACAAGTATACGATGCGTTTCGACAAAGGAGAAGTCATCCGACTCGATCACTACGATCGCGCCGAGGTAGAAAGCACCAGCCTACTAGGCAAACCCATGCGTGCCGTACTCACCATAGACGGACGGCTCGAAAGCCACGAACAGATCTACAACATCTACAAAGTCTTTGGCATCATCATCCCCGTCATGTTTTTGGTGGTATGTCTCTACCGATTCGTCATGAAAACTCTGGATGCCAAACTCTCACTAGCCATCCTCATGGTCATGTTGCTACTATTTCAGCTCTATATGTTTTTGAAAATCTAA
- a CDS encoding L-threonylcarbamoyladenylate synthase — protein sequence MAQIGTDIKVAASILQAGELVAIPTDTVYGLAGNAFDPEAIKTIYRVKGRPMDKALIAQTDSIEKIKTFVKDFPASAEKLAAKFWPGALTLVLEANDRIPAEMLAGGHTVGVRICNHPVTLQLLAQLDFPVALPSANLHSQPSPVTAAEVDEQLGDQIEYILDGEKCDIGFESTIVGFTGEKPLILRQGAIAAEDIFAALEA from the coding sequence ATGGCACAAATAGGAACAGACATCAAAGTAGCAGCCAGTATCCTCCAGGCTGGAGAACTGGTAGCGATCCCGACGGATACCGTCTACGGGCTGGCAGGCAATGCCTTCGACCCAGAAGCAATCAAAACCATCTATCGCGTCAAGGGTAGACCGATGGACAAGGCACTCATCGCACAAACCGACTCGATCGAGAAGATCAAAACTTTCGTCAAAGACTTTCCGGCGAGTGCCGAAAAGCTTGCTGCTAAGTTTTGGCCAGGCGCACTGACCCTCGTACTAGAAGCCAACGATCGAATTCCCGCCGAAATGCTTGCAGGAGGTCATACCGTAGGTGTCCGTATCTGCAATCATCCCGTGACCTTACAACTACTCGCTCAGTTGGACTTCCCGGTGGCACTACCCAGTGCCAACCTCCACTCCCAGCCCAGTCCCGTCACAGCTGCAGAGGTAGACGAGCAACTAGGCGACCAAATCGAGTACATATTGGACGGAGAGAAATGCGATATCGGATTTGAGTCCACGATCGTTGGGTTTACCGGGGAAAAACCACTTATTTTGCGTCAAGGCGCTATCGCAGCAGAAGATATTTTCGCGGCGCTAGAAGCCTAA
- a CDS encoding T9SS type A sorting domain-containing protein, with protein sequence MILVLMLFWAQGASAQVDLYGPGTFEEIMSRAYAKAWVPTAVDGLSNLDYTILLDAETKTKALSISQENIGALEIVPVSSLHEIGATYASVLSGVFQWVDVATSIEESWTGEYQIRPVLHSYFALTSPDGVSLETMDVSSYYLDQGESSYLRFEAIGDAHSMEIKVSGRWRYQEVTATFEEDTSWEVHWLSIGEDVLELVPDQADASRFFLANAHDLIDFSLLEGSDFNPKNTAWQESPFADYPEDVWGYEESALYSDHFFKDIDEAYHAQLSDTEAADQAVSKALDDIEETLAAAGEQMRYDRSVYLTFRDNLMARRFMSDDIYNSRLGEKTVAYVYFTNARDDNGAPHPFMVIASHNASDGPNFLIDVARPPGAGDEGGYAEQSITRNAVLEVKLVKIPLRDYGLVDDLTDNDFSAYGTLASDLNLPISDYDVYNYASVASNGIAIDGVVIYPSYNNNLRFAALDAEITSTGIHVGRGMGLHYHADGHGYNQNGINLYNTEDFAGKNHPPMIGFAYDGLALFGRYEQSHTAMLGYDVSLDEFGGHAHGDLGYHYHAFGQEVTFTDEMGSTGPFVQHFLLVGAWKGNINAIPGIMEGSTAQLKETDVGRYAGASYEESEEEPGEEPEEPQEVLGTSSQADEEIVLYPNPALGEFVVKAEHVDCAELYDLNGRVLMIASMENGVARFDVTGLAQGVYVLKLHKVSGVVVKRVSVR encoded by the coding sequence ATGATACTAGTACTAATGTTGTTTTGGGCACAGGGAGCCAGTGCACAAGTGGATCTATACGGTCCAGGCACGTTTGAAGAAATCATGTCTCGTGCTTACGCCAAAGCGTGGGTTCCCACGGCAGTGGATGGTTTGAGCAATTTGGATTACACGATCTTGCTCGATGCTGAGACCAAAACGAAGGCTCTATCGATCAGTCAGGAGAATATAGGTGCATTGGAGATCGTACCAGTATCGAGCTTGCATGAGATAGGAGCCACTTACGCTTCTGTACTGAGTGGTGTTTTTCAATGGGTCGATGTGGCTACCTCGATAGAAGAGTCATGGACAGGGGAGTATCAGATTCGACCTGTGCTTCATAGCTATTTTGCATTGACCAGTCCGGATGGAGTCTCGCTAGAGACCATGGATGTGAGTTCATACTATCTAGACCAAGGGGAGAGCAGCTACTTGCGGTTTGAGGCCATAGGGGATGCTCATTCGATGGAGATCAAGGTGAGTGGTCGATGGAGGTATCAGGAGGTCACAGCGACTTTTGAGGAAGATACGAGTTGGGAGGTTCATTGGCTCTCGATAGGAGAGGATGTACTCGAGCTGGTACCTGACCAGGCAGATGCATCTCGTTTCTTTTTGGCGAATGCCCATGATTTGATAGATTTTAGTTTGTTGGAGGGGTCGGATTTTAACCCGAAAAATACGGCATGGCAGGAAAGTCCGTTTGCAGATTATCCAGAGGATGTCTGGGGATATGAAGAAAGTGCTTTGTACTCAGACCACTTTTTCAAAGATATAGATGAAGCCTACCATGCTCAACTCAGCGATACGGAAGCGGCAGATCAGGCAGTTTCGAAGGCTTTGGATGACATAGAGGAGACACTGGCTGCCGCTGGAGAGCAAATGAGGTACGATCGATCTGTGTATTTGACCTTTCGCGACAACTTGATGGCAAGACGCTTCATGAGCGATGATATATACAACAGCAGATTGGGAGAGAAGACGGTAGCGTATGTTTATTTTACCAATGCAAGAGACGACAATGGAGCGCCTCACCCCTTTATGGTGATCGCCTCTCACAATGCCTCCGATGGCCCCAATTTTCTGATTGATGTGGCACGTCCTCCTGGTGCGGGTGATGAGGGTGGGTATGCCGAGCAATCCATCACAAGAAACGCCGTATTGGAGGTGAAACTCGTGAAAATCCCCCTTAGAGATTATGGGCTAGTGGACGATCTCACGGATAATGATTTCTCTGCATATGGCACTCTTGCTTCGGATCTGAATCTGCCGATATCTGACTATGACGTATACAACTACGCCAGTGTGGCATCCAATGGGATCGCTATAGATGGAGTAGTGATATACCCTAGTTACAACAACAATTTGCGATTTGCTGCGCTGGATGCAGAGATCACTTCGACGGGTATCCACGTGGGTAGAGGTATGGGGCTGCATTATCATGCAGATGGTCACGGGTACAATCAAAACGGGATCAACCTATACAATACAGAGGATTTTGCAGGGAAAAATCATCCGCCCATGATAGGTTTTGCTTACGATGGTTTGGCACTGTTTGGAAGATACGAGCAAAGCCATACGGCCATGCTAGGATATGATGTATCTCTCGATGAGTTTGGAGGGCATGCTCACGGAGATTTAGGTTACCATTACCATGCCTTTGGGCAAGAGGTGACTTTCACTGATGAGATGGGTAGTACAGGCCCGTTTGTGCAGCACTTTTTGCTCGTGGGGGCTTGGAAGGGCAATATCAATGCTATCCCTGGCATCATGGAAGGCAGTACAGCCCAGCTGAAAGAAACAGATGTAGGAAGGTATGCAGGTGCAAGCTATGAGGAGAGTGAAGAAGAGCCAGGAGAAGAGCCTGAGGAGCCTCAAGAGGTACTAGGTACTTCGTCACAGGCTGATGAGGAGATCGTACTCTACCCCAATCCAGCGCTAGGAGAGTTTGTGGTCAAAGCAGAGCATGTAGATTGCGCTGAGCTATATGACTTGAACGGCAGGGTACTGATGATAGCAAGTATGGAGAATGGGGTGGCGAGATTTGACGTCACAGGATTGGCACAAGGAGTCTATGTACTGAAACTCCACAAGGTCAGCGGTGTGGTGGTCAAAAGAGTAAGTGTCCGCTAA
- the pgk gene encoding phosphoglycerate kinase, with amino-acid sequence MITLDQYNFKGKKALVRVDFNVPLNDKFEITDLTRIKAATPTIKKILADGGSAILMSHLGRPKDGPEEKSSLKHLVGELSSRFGTTVKFAEDCIGQDATDLAAGLQPGEVLLLNNLRFYKEETKGDEAFAEKLSKLGDVYVNDAFGTAHRAHASTTIVAKFFTDKVCGYVMQSELDNAEKVLNNPERPFTAIMGGAKVSDKIMIIEKLLDKVDNLIIGGGMSYTFSKANGGKIGNSLCEDDKMELTKELVKKAEAKGVKLYLPVDNKIADDFSNDANTQVVGRGEIPDGWEGLDIGPETAKLFEEVVASSKTVLWNGPMGVFEFPTFAVGTEAIAEAVVKATENDGFSLIGGGDSASAINNLGYGDKVSYVSTGGGALLEYMEGKVLPGVAALQS; translated from the coding sequence ATGATAACCTTAGACCAATACAATTTCAAAGGCAAAAAAGCCTTGGTAAGAGTGGACTTCAACGTGCCGTTGAATGACAAATTCGAAATCACAGATTTGACTAGAATCAAAGCTGCTACCCCTACGATCAAAAAGATCCTAGCAGATGGTGGTTCGGCGATCTTGATGAGTCACCTCGGCAGACCAAAAGATGGTCCAGAAGAGAAGTCTTCATTGAAGCACTTGGTGGGCGAACTCAGCAGCAGATTCGGTACAACTGTCAAATTCGCTGAAGACTGTATCGGTCAGGATGCTACAGATCTCGCAGCAGGTCTACAACCTGGCGAAGTACTATTGCTCAACAACCTTAGGTTCTACAAAGAAGAAACAAAAGGTGACGAAGCATTCGCAGAAAAGCTTTCTAAACTCGGCGATGTGTATGTCAACGATGCCTTCGGTACGGCACACAGAGCGCACGCGTCGACAACTATCGTGGCTAAATTCTTCACCGATAAAGTGTGTGGCTATGTCATGCAGTCTGAACTTGACAATGCAGAAAAAGTATTGAACAACCCTGAGAGACCATTCACGGCGATCATGGGTGGTGCGAAAGTATCTGACAAGATCATGATCATCGAGAAGTTGCTCGACAAAGTGGACAACCTCATCATCGGTGGTGGTATGTCATACACTTTCTCTAAAGCAAACGGTGGCAAGATCGGCAACTCACTTTGTGAAGATGACAAAATGGAATTGACCAAAGAGTTGGTCAAAAAAGCAGAAGCAAAAGGCGTGAAGCTTTATCTCCCTGTAGACAACAAAATCGCAGATGACTTCAGCAATGACGCGAATACCCAAGTAGTCGGTAGAGGCGAAATTCCTGACGGATGGGAAGGTCTCGATATCGGACCAGAAACTGCTAAACTATTCGAAGAGGTAGTCGCTAGCTCGAAGACCGTACTATGGAACGGACCAATGGGCGTATTCGAATTCCCAACGTTCGCAGTAGGGACAGAAGCCATCGCAGAGGCGGTCGTGAAAGCCACCGAAAACGATGGATTCTCCTTGATCGGAGGTGGTGATTCTGCTTCAGCGATCAACAACCTTGGGTACGGCGACAAAGTTTCCTACGTATCGACAGGCGGTGGTGCGTTGCTCGAGTACATGGAAGGCAAAGTATTGCCAGGTGTGGCAGCACTGCAATCGTAA